Within Parcubacteria group bacterium, the genomic segment CCAACTCCGTCATTTTTTAATATATTAATAATTTTGCTGTATTTTTCTTTATTCATAACGCCTTAAATGATACTATATGCTTCGAAAAAGTAAAATACCATTTATATTGACCTTTTGGCTCCTAGCTGATACACTTTTAATATTGAATTAAATCACAAAACAACACTAAATCAATCGCGAACAATCCCGAACTATCTTGAAAAATTTTAGTGATAATTCGAGAGTTAATTCGCGTTGTTTAGCGATTTTATTGTTATGAAAAGAACATACCAGCCAAAAAAACTCAAAAGAAAAAGAAGGCATGGTTTTCGAAAGAGAATGGCGACCAAAACCGGAATAGCCGTAGTTACAGCTCGAAGAAGAAAAGGAAGAAAGAAATTAAGCGTATAAACAATTATGCTTCCAAGCAAAAATCGCTTAACTAAAAGAACTGATTTTGCCAATGTTTATCGCAAAGGAACATTTTTTCTTGAAAGTCCATTGTCGCTGAAAGCTGTCAAAAACAATCTTGAACATACACGGATAGGATTTTCCATTGAAAAAAAGTTTTTCAAGAAAGCTGTGGAAAGAAATAAAATTAAAAGATTGCTGCGAGAAGCATTTCACCAGAATCTAGAAAATATAAAAAATAGCCTGGATATAGTTGTTTTTTACAAAAGAAGCGAGCCGAATCCAGATTTCAAAATTATTTCCGAACTGGTTAAAAAGTTAATTAAGAAAATAAAATAATAAAATGTTTCAAATTTTTTATCCGACAATTTATCAGCCGCTGTATAATACGCTTGTTTTTCTTTACAACAATTTCGCTTTTCATGATTTTGGAATTGCCATAATTATCATCACTTTGATTCTGAAGATTATTTTAATGCCGCTATCAAAAAAACAGATTGAATCGCAAAAAAAGCTTCAGGAGCTCCAGCCGAAAATAAAGGAAATCCAAAACAAACACAAAGACAACAAGGAAAAACAATCCCAAGAATTAATGAAGTTTTACAAGGAAAACAAGGCCAACCCTTTCGGCGGTTGTCTTCCGATGATCGTACAACTTGTTTTTCTGATTGCAATTTATCAAGTATTTTTCAGAATTTCATCTAAC encodes:
- the rpmH gene encoding 50S ribosomal protein L34, with protein sequence MKRTYQPKKLKRKRRHGFRKRMATKTGIAVVTARRRKGRKKLSV
- the rnpA gene encoding ribonuclease P protein component yields the protein MLPSKNRLTKRTDFANVYRKGTFFLESPLSLKAVKNNLEHTRIGFSIEKKFFKKAVERNKIKRLLREAFHQNLENIKNSLDIVVFYKRSEPNPDFKIISELVKKLIKKIK